A genomic window from Melopsittacus undulatus isolate bMelUnd1 chromosome 7, bMelUnd1.mat.Z, whole genome shotgun sequence includes:
- the LOC117436549 gene encoding nuclear envelope pore membrane protein POM 121-like, producing MPRRRSICLLVPWDNEPLVLPPGPDPGYPITAEIIEEERKAAQQRLCRLLGQKEGSSSPASWTQARSRTQGTLKRLKAGIHHSHQ from the exons ATGCCACGCAGAAGGAGCATCTGCCTGCTGGTGCCTTGGGATAATGAACCACTGGTGCTG CCCCCGGGGCCTGACCCTGGCTACCCCATCACGGCAGAGATCatagaggaggagaggaaggcagcGCAGCAGCGGTTGTGCCGACTGCTGGGGCAAAAGGAGG GTTcatccagccctgcctcttGGACGCAGGCAAGATCCAGGACCCAGGGAACTCTCAAGCGGCTAAAGGCAGGCATCCATCATTCCCATCAGtaa
- the LOC117436462 gene encoding uncharacterized protein, whose translation MARRKAPQKMALNVSLERETDQRSAGEAGGQSHGQGSRSLFTEVELRNRFSQPTPSSSARGPPEPHGRATALASTLASLWRSLLTMCIFTGQQMAVHKKRCLKFIVFLLLMVLAGVYCGTSLPVWTMRAKAQREDLSWASAAETKMLRNLQTTWTEQTQKLQLVLEELAQLRVEISSWKKERQEVNQAALKLALETYFERYDWALKSSGAVIDMQRTSKTYDCKDNWVCKVVWFFHTFNPPDTILKSNGNAQAHSADLLPESKA comes from the exons ATGGCAAGGAGAAAGGCACCACAGAAAATGGCCTTAAATGTCTCCTTGGAGAGGGAGACTGACCAACGGtcagcaggagaggctggaggGCAGAGCCACGGCCAGGGGAGTAG GAGCCTCTTCACAGAGGTGGAGCTGAGGAACCGCTTTTCTCAGCCCACTCCCAGCTCATCCGCTCGAGGGCCACCAGAGCCTCATGGCAGGGCCACAGCGCTTGCAA GTACCCTTGCATCCCTGTGGAGATCCCTGCTGACCATGTGCATCTTCACTGG GCAACAGATGGCTGTGCACAAGAAGAGGTGCTTGAAATTCATTGTCTTCTTGCTTCTGATGGTTCTTG CTGGTGTTTACTGTGGGACCTCACTGCCGGTGTGGACGATGCGAGCAAAGGCACAGAGAGAG gaTCTGTCATGGGCATCCgcagcagaaacaaagatgCTGAG GAATTTGCAAACCACTTGGACAGAGCAAACCCAAAAGTTGCAGCTTGTGCTGGAGGAGTTGGCTCAGCTGAGGGTGGAGATAAGCAGTTGGAAGAAG gagaggcaggaggtgaACCAGGCAGCACTGAAGCTGGCTTTGGAAACCTACTTTGAAAGATATGACTGGGCCCTGAAAAGTTCTG GTGCTGTCATTGACATGCAGAGAACTTCGAAGACATATGACTGCAAAGACAATTGGGTGTGCAAGGTTGTATGGTTCTTCCACACTTTCAACCCTCCTGATACGATTTTAAAG TCCAATGGTAATGCTCAAGCCCACAGTGCTGATCTGTTGCCTGAATCCAAAGCTTGA